In Synergistaceae bacterium, a single window of DNA contains:
- a CDS encoding alpha/beta hydrolase gives MGLDKMRDETSGVKTMKLEGLDLRYYDQGTGDAVVFLHGWGSEFSIFRPFLDRMSNCRRVCAPNLPGFGGSEEPPAAWGVDDYADFVRSFLKKLGIREAVLIGHSFGGRIIIKLAARSGATPPSETLPLRLHKIILVDSAGIRPGMTLKKRLRLAVYKGVRQVARLVAAEKLFPGLLESWRRRNASPDYRDASPRMRECFVKIINEDLTPFLSSISCPTLLIWGENDRETPLGDGQLMERLVPDSGLVTLKNAGHYSFLDQPFIFGRVLDSFLGLKSAS, from the coding sequence ATGGGCCTCGATAAAATGCGCGATGAAACGTCAGGCGTCAAAACAATGAAACTCGAAGGTCTCGACCTTCGCTATTACGACCAGGGAACCGGAGACGCGGTGGTGTTTCTGCACGGCTGGGGCTCGGAGTTTTCGATTTTTCGTCCCTTTCTGGACCGCATGTCGAACTGCCGTCGGGTCTGCGCTCCCAACCTTCCCGGCTTCGGAGGCAGCGAAGAACCTCCCGCGGCCTGGGGAGTGGACGATTACGCGGATTTTGTCCGCTCCTTTCTGAAGAAGCTCGGCATCCGCGAGGCCGTTTTGATCGGGCACTCCTTCGGAGGCCGGATCATCATCAAGCTGGCGGCGAGGTCCGGCGCAACGCCTCCTTCAGAAACGCTTCCCCTGCGCCTCCACAAAATCATTCTCGTGGACAGCGCGGGAATCCGCCCCGGAATGACGCTCAAAAAGCGTCTGCGGCTGGCCGTTTATAAAGGCGTTCGGCAGGTCGCCCGCCTCGTCGCCGCGGAAAAACTTTTTCCCGGCCTTCTGGAGAGCTGGCGGCGCAGAAATGCCTCTCCCGACTACCGCGACGCGTCTCCACGAATGCGCGAATGTTTCGTAAAGATTATCAACGAGGACCTGACGCCCTTTTTGTCCTCCATTTCCTGTCCAACTCTTCTGATTTGGGGAGAAAACGACCGCGAGACCCCCCTCGGCGACGGGCAGCTCATGGAGCGCCTTGTGCCTGATTCGGGGCTGGTCACTCTGAAAAACGCCGGACATTATTCCTTTCTGGATCAGCCTTTTATCTTTGGCCGAGTGCTGGATTCCTTTCTCGGCCTGAAGAGCGCGTCATGA